A stretch of Homo sapiens chromosome 12, GRCh38.p14 Primary Assembly DNA encodes these proteins:
- the MLEC gene encoding malectin isoform 1 precursor (isoform 1 precursor is encoded by transcript variant 1): MLGAWAVEGTAVALLRLLLLLLPPAIRGPGLGVAGVAGAAGAGLPESVIWAVNAGGEAHVDVHGIHFRKDPLEGRVGRASDYGMKLPILRSNPEDQILYQTERYNEETFGYEVPIKEEGDYVLVLKFAEVYFAQSQQKVFDVRLNGHVVVKDLDIFDRVGHSTAHDEIIPMSIRKGKLSVQGEVSTFTGKLYIEFVKGYYDNPKVCALYIMAGTVDDVPKLQPHPGLEKKEEEEEEEEYDEGSNLKKQTNKNRVQSGPRTPNPYASDNSSLMFPILVAFGVFIPTLFCLCRL, from the exons ATGCTGGGAGCCTGGGCGGTTGAGGGAACCGCTGTGGCGCTCCTGcgactgctgctgctgctgctgccgccggcGATCCGGGGACCCGGGCTCGGCGTGGCCGGCGTGGCCGGCGCGGCGGGGGCCGGGCTGCCCGAGAGCGTCATTTGGGCGGTCAACGCGGGTGGAGAGGCGCATGTGGACGTGCACGGGATCCACTTCCGCAAGGACCCTTTGGAAGGCCGGGTGGGCCGAG CCTCAGACTATGGCATGAAACTGCCAATCCTGCGTTCCAACCCTGAGGACCAGATCCTGTATCAAACTGAGCGGTACAATGAGGAGACCTTTGGCTACGAAGTGCCCATCAAAGAGGAGGGGGACTACGTGCTGGTCTTGAAATTTGCAGAGGTCTACTTTGCACAGTCCCAGCAAAAG GTATTTGATGTACGATTGAATGGCCACGTCGTGGTGAAGGACTTGGATATCTTTGATCGTGTTGGGCATAGCACAGCTCACGATGAAATTATACCTATGAGCATCAGAAAGGGGAAGCTGAGTGTCCAGGGGGAGGTGTCCACCTTCACAGGGAAACTCTACATTGAGTTTGTCAAG GGGTACTATGACAATCCCAAGGTCTGTGCACTCTACATCATGGCTGGGACAGTGGATG ATGTACCAAAGCTTCAGCCTCATCCGGGattggagaagaaagaagaggaagaagaagaagaagaatatgaTGAAGGGTCTAATCTCAAAAAACAGACCAATAAGAACCGGGTGCAGTCAGGCCCCCGCACACCCAACCCCTATGCCTCGGACAACAGCAGCCTCATGTTTCCCATCCTGGTGGCCTTCGGAGTCTTCATTCCAaccctcttctgcctctgccggTTGTGA
- the MLEC gene encoding malectin isoform 3 precursor (isoform 3 precursor is encoded by transcript variant 3), whose translation MLGAWAVEGTAVALLRLLLLLLPPAIRGPGLGVAGVAGAAGAGLPESVIWAVNAGGEAHVDVHGIHFRKDPLEGRVGRASDYGMKLPILRSNPEDQILYQTERYNEETFGYEVPIKEEGDYVLVLKFAEVYFAQSQQKMYQSFSLIRDWRRKKRKKKKKNMMKGLISKNRPIRTGCSQAPAHPTPMPRTTAASCFPSWWPSESSFQPSSASAGCENK comes from the exons ATGCTGGGAGCCTGGGCGGTTGAGGGAACCGCTGTGGCGCTCCTGcgactgctgctgctgctgctgccgccggcGATCCGGGGACCCGGGCTCGGCGTGGCCGGCGTGGCCGGCGCGGCGGGGGCCGGGCTGCCCGAGAGCGTCATTTGGGCGGTCAACGCGGGTGGAGAGGCGCATGTGGACGTGCACGGGATCCACTTCCGCAAGGACCCTTTGGAAGGCCGGGTGGGCCGAG CCTCAGACTATGGCATGAAACTGCCAATCCTGCGTTCCAACCCTGAGGACCAGATCCTGTATCAAACTGAGCGGTACAATGAGGAGACCTTTGGCTACGAAGTGCCCATCAAAGAGGAGGGGGACTACGTGCTGGTCTTGAAATTTGCAGAGGTCTACTTTGCACAGTCCCAGCAAAAG ATGTACCAAAGCTTCAGCCTCATCCGGGattggagaagaaagaagaggaagaagaagaagaagaatatgaTGAAGGGTCTAATCTCAAAAAACAGACCAATAAGAACCGGGTGCAGTCAGGCCCCCGCACACCCAACCCCTATGCCTCGGACAACAGCAGCCTCATGTTTCCCATCCTGGTGGCCTTCGGAGTCTTCATTCCAaccctcttctgcctctgccggTTGTGAGAACAAATGA
- the MLEC gene encoding malectin isoform X1 produces MKLPILRSNPEDQILYQTERYNEETFGYEVPIKEEGDYVLVLKFAEVYFAQSQQKVFDVRLNGHVVVKDLDIFDRVGHSTAHDEIIPMSIRKGKLSVQGEVSTFTGKLYIEFVKGYYDNPKVCALYIMAGTVDDVPKLQPHPGLEKKEEEEEEEEYDEGSNLKKQTNKNRVQSGPRTPNPYASDNSSLMFPILVAFGVFIPTLFCLCRL; encoded by the exons ATGAAACTGCCAATCCTGCGTTCCAACCCTGAGGACCAGATCCTGTATCAAACTGAGCGGTACAATGAGGAGACCTTTGGCTACGAAGTGCCCATCAAAGAGGAGGGGGACTACGTGCTGGTCTTGAAATTTGCAGAGGTCTACTTTGCACAGTCCCAGCAAAAG GTATTTGATGTACGATTGAATGGCCACGTCGTGGTGAAGGACTTGGATATCTTTGATCGTGTTGGGCATAGCACAGCTCACGATGAAATTATACCTATGAGCATCAGAAAGGGGAAGCTGAGTGTCCAGGGGGAGGTGTCCACCTTCACAGGGAAACTCTACATTGAGTTTGTCAAG GGGTACTATGACAATCCCAAGGTCTGTGCACTCTACATCATGGCTGGGACAGTGGATG ATGTACCAAAGCTTCAGCCTCATCCGGGattggagaagaaagaagaggaagaagaagaagaagaatatgaTGAAGGGTCTAATCTCAAAAAACAGACCAATAAGAACCGGGTGCAGTCAGGCCCCCGCACACCCAACCCCTATGCCTCGGACAACAGCAGCCTCATGTTTCCCATCCTGGTGGCCTTCGGAGTCTTCATTCCAaccctcttctgcctctgccggTTGTGA
- the UNC119B gene encoding protein unc-119 homolog B, whose product MSGSNPKAAAAASAAGPGGLVAGKEEKKKAGGGVLNRLKARRQAPHHAADDGVGAAVTEQELLALDTIRPEHVLRLSRVTENYLCKPEDNIYSIDFTRFKIRDLETGTVLFEIAKPCVSDQEEDEEEGGGDVDISAGRFVRYQFTPAFLRLRTVGATVEFTVGDKPVSNFRMIERHYFREHLLKNFDFDFGFCIPSSRNTCEHIYEFPQLSEDVIRLMIENPYETRSDSFYFVDNKLIMHNKADYAYNGGQ is encoded by the exons ATGAGCGGGTCTAACCCGAAGGCTGCGGCCGCGGCGTCGGCGGCTGGGCCCGGGGGGCTGGTGGCTGgcaaggaggagaagaagaaggcgGGCGGCGGCGTCCTGAACCGCCTGAAGGCGCGGCGGCAGGCGCCCCACCACGCGGCCGACGACGGCGTCGGGGCAGCGGTCACGGAGCAGGAGCTGCTGGCGCTGGACACCATCCGGCCCGAGCACGTCCTGCGCCTCAGCCGGGTCACCGAGA ATTATTTATGTAAACCCGAAGACAACATCTACAGTATTGATTTCACCCGCTTCAAAATTCGAGATTTGGAGACAGGGACAGTACTTTTTGAGATTGCCAAACCTTGCGTTTCAG accaggaggaggatgaggaggagggaggtggagaCGTGGACATCAGCGCAGGACGTTTTGTCCGCTATCAGTTCACACCGGCATTTCTCCGCCTCCGGACAGTCGGGGCTAC GGTGGAGTTCACAGTGGGAGACAAACCTGTTTCAAACTTCCGGATGATCGAACGGCACTATTTCCGGGAACACTTGCTGAAAAACTTTGACTTTGATTTTGGCTTCTGCATCCCCAGCAGTAGGAACACTTGTGAACATATCTATGAGTTTCCCCAGCTTTCGGAGGATGTCA TTCGTCTAATGATTGAAAATCCTTACGAGACCCGCTCTGACAGCTTCTACTTTGTTGACAACAAGCTGATAATGCACAACAAGGCTGATTATGCCTATAATGGAGGCCAGTAA